In a genomic window of Chrysemys picta bellii isolate R12L10 chromosome 1, ASM1138683v2, whole genome shotgun sequence:
- the LOC135980988 gene encoding myb/SANT-like DNA-binding domain-containing protein 2: MDSSQDRKRAPAWTEREVRDLLAIWGDEAVIAELRSSKRNGKVLEKISKAMKDRGHNRDTQQCRVKIKELRQAYHKAREANGRSGAEPQTCRYYAELHAILGGAATTTPTMCYDSLTGETHREDGSGNEEDEDGGTVGSSQQQGSGETGFPNSQDMFVTLDLEPVTPELTQDPQGTQETSAANVSPSQRLVNIRKRKRRTRDEMFTELQMSAHADRAQQNAWRQSMSEMRKAQYE, encoded by the exons atggactcctcccaggatcgcaaaagagctccagcatggaccgaacgggaggtacgagatctgctcgccatatggggagatgaagcagtgatagctgaactccgtagcagtaaaagaaatggaaaagtattagaaaagatctccaaggccatgaaggaccgaggccataacagggacacacagcagtgccgcgtgaaaattaaggagctacggcaagcgtaccacaaagccagagaagcaaatggaaggtccggggcagagccgcaaacttgccgctactacgcggagctgcatgcgatcctagggggtgcagccaccactaccccaaccatgtgctatgactctctcactggagaaacacacagggaagacggttcggggaacgaggaagatgaggatggaggtactgtaggtagctcacagcagcaaggaagcggagaaaccggtttccccaacagccaggatatgtttgtgaccctggacctggaaccagtaacccctgaactcacccaagaccctcagggcacacaggagacctctg ctgcaaatgtttctccttcgcagaggctcgtgaacattagaaagagaaaacgtaggacgagggacgagatgttcacggagctgcagatgtccgcccacgctgatagagcacagcagaatgcgtggaggcagtcaatgtcggagatgagaaaagcccaatatgaatga